Proteins encoded in a region of the Scomber scombrus chromosome 16, fScoSco1.1, whole genome shotgun sequence genome:
- the LOC133996803 gene encoding major histocompatibility complex class I-related gene protein-like, translating into MWYTGRCLTILQKYKALTDNYKESGAVHTFQRLQGCEWDNETGEVNGFAQFGQDGEDFLAFDPKTLTWIAQKPEAEDTKHIWDKDRHRNEDWKNVLTQLFPEFLKRYLDLGKSHLLRTDLPSVSLLQKTPSSPVSCFATGFFPDRAETFWRKDGEELHEDVELGDILPNHDGSFQMNVDLNISSVTPEDWRRYECVFQLSGVKDNIITKLDKTVIKTNFVPVPPSDSPTGPVIGAVVVLLLLLAVCITGVFIWRRRNGEGQQCA; encoded by the exons ATGTGGTACACTGGCAGGTGTCTGACAATCCTACAAAAGTACAAAGCATTAACTGACAATTATAAGGAATCTGGAG ctGTCCACACCTTCCAGAGGCTTCAGGGCTGTGAATGGGACAATGAGACTGGAGAGGTTAATGGATTTGCTCAGTTTGGTCAAGATGGAGAAGACTTCTTAGCATTTGACCCAAAGACACTGACATGGATCGCACAAAAACCAGAAGCTGAAGATACCAAACACATCTGGGACAAAGATAGACACAGAAATGAAGATTGGAAAAACGTTCTTACTCAGCTTTTCCCTGAGTTTTTGAAGAGATATTTGGACCTTGGGAAGAGCCATCTGCTGAGAACAG ACCTTCCCTCAGTGTCTCTCCTCCAGaagactccctcctctccagtcagCTGCTTCGCTACAGGTTTCTTCCCTGACAGAGCTGAGACattctggaggaaagatggagaggagcttCATGAGGACGTGGAGCTTGGAGATATCCTCCCCAACCATGATGGATCCTTCCAGATGAATGTTGACCTGAACATTTCATCAGTCACACCTGAAGACTGGAGGAGGTAcgaatgtgtgtttcagctctctGGTGTGAAGGACAACATCATCACCAAACTGGACAAAACTGTGATCAAGACCAACTTTG ttcCAGTTCCTCCCTCAGACTCCCCTACTGGTCCTGTTATTGGAGCTGTTgttgtactgctgctgctcctggcAGTCTGCATCACTGGAGTGTTCATCTGGAGAAGGAGAAATGGTGAGGGACAACAATGCGCTTGA